In the genome of Ovis canadensis isolate MfBH-ARS-UI-01 breed Bighorn chromosome 21, ARS-UI_OviCan_v2, whole genome shotgun sequence, the window gagatcccatggggaactctttgtgatcccacaaggctcctctgtccatggatttctccaggcaagaatgctggagtgggttgccatttcctcctgcaagggatcttccccacccagggactgagcctgtgtcttctgcattgcagccagattctttccaCTTAGCTACCAGGGACACCCTGTTTGATAGCACAATAGAAGGTAAAGCATGGGTTGGCAAACATTTTTTGTAAATGGCCAGACagtaaatgttttaggctttgtgggcatTCAGCTTTAACGTGGAAGATGTCATAGACAAAATGTCAGTGAATGAGATGGTggctatgtttcaataaaacataatttatggaccctgaaatttgaatttcagaatttCCACGTATCATGAAATATTCTATTTATGTCTCCCCAAGCTTTAAAAAGAGTATGAAGACCATTCTTTGCCCACTGAGCAGGAAAACTAGAATAGGGTTGGATTTGACCTGCAGGCTAGTTTGCCTACCTGGTCATTCCCTGCACCTTGTGTATTTCGTTGTTGCTGTTTCCCAAAACACTTATCACTCTTTAATAGActagataatttatttttaaaatatatttactgtttGTGATCCACACCCCTCTTTTCCCTCTCAGCCTCCAAGAAttcaagctccaggagctgcaaGTTATTTTATTCATTGATGTATCCCAGGCTCCTAGATAAAATGCCTGGGACACGGTAACAGATTATTAAACAGTTGTTGAATGTATtaatcaattctaaaagaaatcatctgactattcatgggaaggactgacggTGAACATGAAAAccccgatactttggccacctgatgcgaagaaaagacactgatgctgggaaagtctgagGGCAAGaaaaggggagggcagaggatgaaatggttggagagcatcactgactcaatggacatgagtttacgcaaactccgggagatagggaaagacagaggagcctggcagttcacgggagtcacaaacagtcgacACGACTTAGACGTCTGAACAATAACAACTCGTATAATTAGCAACCTAACATACAAAACAAACCTATAAACCTTCTTCCGTGGACCCCCAACCCTAGGAAAGTCCACAACTTGCGGGGGTCCTGGTGCCCACTTTTCGAAATCCGCCCCTCAATCCCCCAGCCGAGCACACGCAGCTCACTCCCCATGACGCAGCCTTGACGCCACTAGGAGACGCCCAAGCGGCCGCCCGCTAGGCACAAACACCAATCCCACGTGACCGGCGTCGCACCCGGTGAGCGTCACGTGACTGACTCAGTTTTCCTCCAATCGTTGCACACGTTGTGGGGATTCCATCCAGGACCTGACCTGAGCCTTAAAACACCCTATGCCCCCGCCAGCCAAACTGGCCGGCTCCGTCAGCAAGCTGGGCGGCGGTGTCTCTTAAGAACCTACTCGTAAAGCCGCTTCGGGGAAGACGGGGCCTACAACGTGCTCAGTCCCGGAAGTGACGGCTCCCAGAGGGGCCGGAAGTGGCAGTGGAGGGAGGGAAGATGGCGGAGGTGGTGAGTCCGGTGCCTGGGGCGGGGCGGAGGGAGCCAGGGGAGGTGGGTAGAGCCCGAGGCCCCCCAGTAGCCGACCCTGGCGCCGCGCTGTCTCCCCAGGGGGAGATAATCGAGGGCTGCCGCCTGCCTGTGCTGCGGCGGAACCAGGACAACGAAGATGAGTGGCGTGAGTGACGTCGGGGGGCGGGGCTAAGGAACCTGAgggcgaggggcggggggagagTCAACCGAACcccggggagggggtggggcctcTAGAATCCTGGAGCGGGCGGGGCGCAGATACTCAGGAGGGGCGTGGCTTTTAGCCTTTAGAGCTGGTCAGGGCAGGGCTTGAAGAGGGGATGGCACTTGGTGACTGACCGGGGCTTTTGAGAGCGGTTCCAAGTGCTGGGGCTTTAGGGTTCGGGCCTGGTGGTGGAGTTCAGATCGTAGGAGGGTGGAGCTTCATGGCCTGGCCAGTCTAAGGCCCTTGCCTTTGCTGTTCCCACAGCACTCGCTGAGATTCTGAGCGTGAAGGACATCAGTGGCCGGAAGCTTTTCTACGTCCATTACATTGATTGTGAGTTCTGGGCCGGGATGAGGTGGGGCTGGAGGGTTGGGGGGCAGCCTCTGGCACTCCTTCCTGAGCCATACCCACTGCTGCAGTCAACAAACGCCTGGATGAATGGGTGACCCACGAGCGGCTGGACCTGAAGAAGATCCAGTTCCCCAAGAAAGAGGCCAAGACCCCCACTAAGAACGGACTTCCTGGGTCCCGACCCGGCTCTCCAGAGAGAGAGGTGGTGAGTAGGTCCCCTGCTTCACCTCTTCTCTCCTGCCTACTTTTAAAATCTCTTGGCCTCAGTGGCTCCCAGATGGGCGAGAGGCTGTGCCCTCCCACCCTGGCTTCAGCTTGTAAAGGATGGGGCCCAGACTGCAGATGTAGCTTCCAGAGTCCAGTGACTGTACCTGTGTCCTTGagagggcagagggtggggtTTGATCACTCCATGCCGAGGGGGCCCTActccccttccccatcccaccaccATCCCAGCCCCAGAGGAAGACCCTGGACCTATCTCTACAGCCGGCCTCCGCCCAGGCCAGCGGGAAGACTTTGCCAATCCCGGTTCAGATCACACTCCGCTTCAACCTGCCCAAGGAGCGGGAGGCCATTCCCGGTGGCGAGCCCGACCAGCCgctctcctccagctcctgcctgCAGCCCAACCACCGCTCAACGGTACCCTCAGCAATTCCAGGGACCTTGCTTTCCTCTCAGGTCCCACCTTCTCTACCTTCTGACCCACCTGTCCTGGTTTCTCTCTGCAGAAACGGAAGGTGGAGGTGGTTTCACCAGCAACTCCAGTGCCCAGCGAGACAGCCCCGGCCTCAGTTTTCCCCCAGGTGAGTCCCCCAAGCCATCTCTTCTGCCCTCCTACCCTCTGATAGCCCCTTTGGGCTCACCTCACAGCCACTCTTTCTGTCCCTCCACTATCATTTGCAGAATGGATCAGCCCGGAGGGCAGTGGCAGCTCAGCCCGGGCGGAAGCGGAAATCAAATTGTTTGGGCACTGATGAGGTAggtctggggaggagggaagggtgaAATGAAGGGGACATAAGGAGGGCACGGGGTTTAGTGActactttaaaaatgaacaaggGGTACTGGGCAGAAAGGGTGTTGGAATTAGGGGTGAGGCGGAACTGATTCAGATCCTGCACTAGGTGATCTTTTTCACCTTCCAGGTGAAAATCATCCAAGTCTTGGTTTCTTCAGTTGGCAAGTGGGGATTGCAGTACCTCCCCTAGGAGGGTCGCTGTTAGGAAACCTGTGGAAGGGCTGTGAGCTGTGGAGTGTGCTGCTTGCGTTGTCTTCTGTAACCTGGTATCTTTCACGGGCCCTGGGCAGGACTCCCAGGACAGCTCAGATGGAATCCCGTCCGCTCCTCGCATGACTGGGAGCCTGGTATCTGACCGGAGCCACGACGACATCGTCACCCGGATGAAGAACATCGAGTGCATCGAGCTGGGCCGGCACCGCCTCAAGCCCTGGTACTTCTCCCCGTACCCTCAGGAGCTCACCGCGCTGCCCGTCCTCTACCTCTGCGAGTTCTGCCTCAAGTATGGCCGAAGCCTCAAGTGTCTGCAGCGTCACTTGGTATGGGGAGTCCCAGGGGCCACCCTCCTAGCAGCACCCCCTCACCTCCGCCCCTGTGCCTGATCCTCCTCTCTTCCTCAGACCAAGTGTGACCTGCGACATCCTCCTGGCAATGAGATCTACCGCAAGGGCACCATCTCCTTCTTTGAGATCGACGGACGTAAGAACAAGGTCAGGGGCTGAAGGGCAGCGGGAAGGCTTTGGTGCCGGGAGTCTGGGGGAGTTGAGTGAGTAGCTTCTTCCAGCTCCGGAAGACACTGACAGTTACAGGGGACAGATCTCTTCACCGCATTTACTGCATTCTTGCTGTAGGCCGGGTGCTGGTAGATACAGAGTGACCAGGAATTTGACAAAATCTCTGTTCTCTGAGAGCTCACAGGGGAAGACAAACAGGCCAGTAGCAGTTTGGATCCCAGTGTGATATGTTTCATGAGAAAAGTGGGCTGTCAGGATCCCAGGGTGATCAGCAAGGCTTCAAAGAGGAGGTAACCTCTGAACCTTGACACAAGGGTAGGGTGGGTACAGGAATCCCCAGCAGCGGGTTCTGAAGGGCAGGAGTGGACGTACTGGCAGAGCCCAGAGATCCTGCAGGTTCAGTTCTAGACCACTGTGACAAGGTGAGCGTTGAAATAAAGCAGTCACGAGAGTTTTTCCGGTTTCCCAAACtctataaaagttatatttatgttGTGCTAGTCTATTAAGGGTGCAATAACAGTATCTCAAAAAAATTACAGTGGTAACATCAAAAACCACTGATTACtgtaacaaatacaataataatgaatAGGTTTGGAATATTATTGCAAGAATTATGAAAAGGTGACGAGATGTGacatgagcaaatgctgttgggaaaatggcactGATAAACTTaaggcagggttgccacaaacctttgtttaaaaaaaaagcaatctctGTGAAAGCTAATAAAATGAGGTGTGCCTGTGCAGACAGTGAGCATCAAAGAGCTGTCCTTCCAGCTGGAGCGCAGACAGGATGAAGGAAGGCTCTGTTACAAGGAGAGAGTTCAGGTGGTGGGACTGAGGTCAGCTGGGAAGTGGGGACATTACAGGTCTGGGGCTTCACACCTGCCTTATTCTGGCtgtgaggaggaagaagggaataGCCTGCAAGGACCTTTAAGAGTGAAAGGCCTCCATCCCTGGgccctggagggtggggagggaaggacaaTCACTGACTGGCAGGAGAGCACTCTGGCTTGAGTGCTGGGGGAGCTTAGGAGAAAGATGCTGGTTTAACCACCGTTAACTGTGTTAGGTGCAGGCTTTGGTATCCAAGTGGCcatgcctcctgctgctgctgctaagtcttcagtcatgtccaactctgtgtgaccccatagacggcaacctaccaggctctcccgtccctgggattctccaggcaagaacactggagtgggttgccatttccttctccaatgcataaaagtgaaagtgaagtcgctcagtcgtgcccgactctcagcaaccccatggactgcagcccaccagggtcctctgtccatgggattttccaggcaagagtactagagtggggtgccattgccttctctgagcctaGCAGGTGCTTAAAAAGCCTCTGGTGATATGCAGGAGAGTTGTGAGCATGGAGTATAGTTGCAAGATGAATTTTACTGGGGCAGCCCTTGAGAGACCCCAGACTTCTTCACCCGTGTTGTAGACGAGCAGATGTGTTTTCAGGACATGTGACTGGGCAAGAGAGTACTGTGGCTTTTTGACAGCTGGACTCCTGAGACTGTCACACAGGCAGAGCTTTTCTCATAAGCCTTGGTCAGTCTTCCTGGGGGGCACTCATCAGTTTGTTGACTGGTAACTGTGGCAGAGGGCAGTGGAAGCCTTCCAGGCCAGTTAGGTGGCGGTACGGGGAGTAGGGGCAAACCTGCCCAGCTCACCTGGAGGTTGGTGCTTGAATACCATCACAGCTGGAACAGGGACTCCTGAATGCTAAGAAGGGCCCGTGCCTCGGGACAGCCTGGCCCATGGATGGGTTCAGGCCCCAGGGAGGAATGCTTAACCCTTTCAGCCTGGGGGAAAAAGAAGCTCCAAGCTGACCCCAGCCTGACGGCCACACTCCAAGAGAGCCACCGGGGTGGTGACAGACCTTGTCTTTCGCAGAGTTACTCCcaaaacctgtgtcttctggctAAGTGTTTCCTCGACCACAAGACGCTGTACTATGACACAGACCCTTTCCTCTTCTACGTCATGACAGAGTATGACTGCAAGGGCTTCCATATAGTGGGCTACTTCTCCAAGGTGAGCACTCCTGCAGGTGGTCCTTCagtcctgccctgagctgggtcccTCCCCTCACACTCACTCCAGCCCGGCTTTTCCAGGAAAAGGAGTCCACGGAAGACTACAACGTGGCCTGCATCCTGACCCTGCCCCCCTACCAGCGCCGGGGCTACGGAAAGCTGCTGATCGAGTTCAGTGAGTACTTGCGCTGCTGCCCGGGGGCCGGGGGCCAGGGTGGGAGCAGGCAGGCCCAGGCCCCTGGGCTGTACACACAGACGGATGGGGCTGCTGTGTTCCCAGCCCTGGCCTTGCAGTCCGGTCACCGGGGGAACTGGCCAGGAATAAAGGTGGGCCCCTCCCAAGGTTCTCTCCGTTCTGCGGTGACTCCCCTGTTCGTCTGCACTAGGCTCTCAGTCCCTCGTAGTTCCTTGGCCATGGTGCTGAGCACCACTCAGCTGTTCCCAAATCTGACTCATCAGCCCCTGCCCAGGGCCATGGGCAGAAGCTGAGTGAGCCACTCTTGATCAGCTGTCTGGGCCTGTGCAGTTGTACACGTTCCTGGGCAAGGACCTGTGGCTCATTTCTCCACTTGTCGCCTGAGCCTTGCAGACAGTGGATGTCACGTCAACATGACTCACAGGGGACCTGGCCTCTGCCCTTTGTCAAATGTGAACTCTGCATTGGCCTCCAAGGCCCCTTTCgctgcccagcctcctcccctcatTCTGTTCACCTCACTGTTCACTGCACCCTTGGGATAACCAAGCTCTGACCTGGGAGATGAGGAGGGAGCCTTGGCTCCCTGATGAAGACGTGGAAGCCTGACTTGATCACAGGTCACCTTGAGAAGTTTTATTGGTAGAAAGATGCCAAGATGGGGTCACATCTTCAGGAAGCCCTCTGTCTGGCAGGGCAGGAGGATGCTTAGGAAACTCAGCTTAAGCCTTAGAGCTCAGACCCAGTGGAGatgggatgtgtgcggggccaCCAAGGAGACGTGCTCACTGTGCCTGGCAGGAGCAGACAGGATACCAGAAGCACCAGTTCAGGCAgctcctgggggcagggggtaTTCACTGGGAGGGGCCAGGAGTCCCTGCCACTAAGGAGGCAAGCGTGGCCTCCAGTTGATTGGTCAGGACTCTGCACGCACACCTGCCCAGCAAAGCTGAGTGAGAACTCCAGTGTGCCCCTTCTCTCTTCCCTGCTTCCTGCCTCCAAAGCAGAGGCCTCTCTGTCCTCCCCACCAGGCTTTTTGGTGGAAGTCACAGGAGGTTGGGCAAGAGGGTCAGACTGGCTAATAAAGACGTATCAAGGGGAAAGCAGAAAGGCTACGCTCCAACACAAGGCTCGTGATGACTGAGGGTGAAGAAGGGCTTCTAGAAATAGTGGAGACATCTCAGGGCCCTGATGGGAAAAATGACTCTGTCCAACAGATGTGAAACTGCTCAGGGTTTTGCAGGGCTTGAGGGTCTCACCAGGAACTGCCTGCTCAGTGGTCACCCGCGTAGGAGGGCAGAGCAGTAGAATTGGGAGGGAGAGCGCCCTGGCAAAGGCAGTTACTGCTGAGGAATGGCCTCCTCTGACTGGGAAGTGCTTTGGCATCACTCCCCTTAATTCCTCCCAGCCACCCAGCCTGGTCTTAGAGCCGCTGATGGTTCTCTGTTCACAGCTGGGGGACTGTTATGACTGAGAATCTGAGCATCCTCAGGCCTGGACCAGAGGTGGGGCCTGGCCCACTTTTCTCCTCACATACCCAGTGTGGTAGGACCGAGGAAAACTGGAGGCACTTTCTTTCCACAAGCCATTCTCTGCACTTCCCCGTCCCACCTGTAAGCCCTTGCTGGCTCCTGGTTGACTGTAGCTTCAGCACACAGCTGAAGAGTAGGCGTGCTAGTCCTTTAGAGCAAACTAAGGCACTGAACAGACAAGCCACATACCCAGACCACAGAACCACCACGTGGCAGGCCCAAGACGGGGCCATGCAGTCTGCCCGATCGCCTGCGTTCTTAAGACACTAGTGGCATAATACTGTGATCGTTTATCCACCTCCTCCTGCTCCATTGCTTTAGGCTATGAACTCTCCAAAGTGGAAGGGAAAACGGGGACCCCTGAGAAGCCCCTCTCGGACCTTGGCCTCCTGTCCTACCGAAGCTACTGGTCCCAGACCATCCTGGAGATCTTGATGGGGTTGAAGTCAGAGAGCGGGGAGAGGCCACAGATCACCATCAAGTGAGCCTGGCCCTGCCTACCCCGGGGTGCATGGCATGACCTTCTGTTCCCGGGCTTTCTCAATCCTTGGGCTACTGGGGCCTGGGCAGAGATGGAGGCCCCCAGGGGACCTGATCTTTGCCCTCCCACAGTGAGATCAGTGAAATCACCAGCATCAAGAAGGAGGATGTCATATCCACTCTACAGTACCTCAACCTCATCAACTACTACAAGgtagggaggcaggcagggggagACAGGTGTGTGCAGGGATCCCGAGTACAGGCCCGCCTGAGCTGACCTGCCTGGCCCCATCTCCTGTCCAGGGCCAGTATATCCTCACCCTGTCGGAGGACATCGTGGATGGGCACGAACGGGCTATGCTCAAACGGCTTCTTCGGATCGACTCCAAGTGTCTGCACTTCACTCCCAAGGACTGGAGCAAGAGGGGAAAGTGGTGACCGGACGCTGCCCGGGGAATGCCGGCAAAGGCAGCAGAACTGAAGCTGGCAGCCATCTCGCCCCCAGCAGGGTCTCCAAGAGGCACACCAAGGGAGACAGGGCTGAGGACCACTCCAAAAGGAGAGGACGGGCCTGGTCAAGGCTAGCTGGTGCCCAGCACCAAGGCGAGCTCAGGGCTCATGGCAACTCCACGGTCAGCTGGCTGCAGGCCCAGGCCTGCTGTGAACCAGGGACCAGAGGGAGCCAGGCAGCTGTGTATATAGTaagaggggtgggtggggtgccTTGTACAGAGGACTGACGGCTGTACAAATTTCTTTTGTAAAGTAGGAGCTGGGGTGTGGTGGGTACTGGTTGCAAAATTATGGCCTCTTCTGCCCCATTGCCCCCTGGCAATAAATTGTTCCTAGAGGTCAGAGCTATGGAAGGttctgtgggagaaggggcaGTGTTGGCAAACTCACAGGTTCTGTGAAAAGCTCCTTTATTGGGTGAAGGACTCTGGCTTCACACTGGGGTGAGGGGTTCGGTGGCTTTCAATGTCAAGCTCTGGTTCTCAGTCTTCGGGTACCTGTGCGTGAATCTGCAACAGGAATCACCTCTACTATTGGATTTCTGCAGTATAGTGACTGGGTGGCCCAGATATTCAGAATCATAGCCCTTCTAGAAGGCCAGAGAAGAGTGCTGGGGAAGCCATGCTGTCCCTACCCAGTCTAATCCTCCAGTCAGACTGGGTCTCCATCTGCCCCATTGTTCGCCCCAGCCCCAAATTCACTCAGGCTGGggtggggccgggggtggggggcgggggggttcgGTGTTAGATAAAGCCTGGGAGGGAGAGGGCCCATCCATCTACTCACCGCTGCAGCGAGGCTGGGCCAGCTTAGGGCCCCACGCAGTTTGGCATCCGGACCAGGGATAGATTCCAGGCCCCACACGGTGAAGCTGCTGAAGCTGGCTGTGGCTCCCATAAAGCGGTCCTGGGGGCCGGGAAGGGGCCCTTGGCTCAGCATCCGGGCTGCGGTTCCCACCCGGGCTCCCTTCCAACCCTATCCCCCAGTGCTCACGCAGTCCCGCTCCAGCGCCTCGGGGGGTTCCTCCAGTTCCTGCTCTTCTCGCTCGTGGTCATCCTGCTTCACCACCAACACTTCTGCCTTCTCTTCTGTCATCACATATCCCACGAAGCCGGGCGGCACCACCACCTCCTCGCCACGTAGACTACGGCCCCTAAACGACGCTTCCAGTCCTGGAGAAGGCAGAAGCAGGGAGGGCCTCTGAGGGTCTGACCCAGGCCTAAGGGAGCAAGCCCGGTGGCGGTCCGCCCGCCGCCTCCGGTGGACCACGATCCCCAGGAGGCCTGGCGGCGTTCCTCGCGGAGGAGAGCGCGATGCCGGCGCGGGGGCCGCCGGGAGCCGTAGTCCGGCCGCGAGGGCTCACCGTCGGAACCCAGGCGGATGGCTGGGGTGAAGAAGCGCCCCACCGGCGTGGGCCGGTTAACCGGGACCTCGCAGGGCAGAAGGTGCAGCGAGGCGGGGGCGGGATCGCGCAGTGTATCAGGGCGCAGGTGGACGCGGCGTTTGTCGATGGTCTCCTCGTAGCTGTTCTCCATAGTCCGTCACTACTCTGCAGCTCGCAGGCTGAGGCCAAAGCTGGCGCGCAAAGCGCGCGGAGCCTGTCGGGGGCGGTCGGCGCAGAGCCTCGTGGGAAGCGTAGTTCTTCTCTGAGGCGCTTCTCCAAGCCTGCCTCCCGGCGTTCCAGTCCCAGGGTTTTTTCCTTGAATTCCTCGGCCCACCCTCCGCCCCCGAAATACATTCTTACTGTAAAAAATTAAAACGGTATCTAAGAGTACACTTTTAACATTGTTAAAAAGTACAAAGTGTTGTGCTTTGTTTGTGGTGTAACACACACCACAAAGAAGGGATATCAGCCCTTCTTCACATGTGAAGATATTTTATCCTAGTTTGTCTTCCAAACCTGTATATTGGTCATTTTTATTACAGagaagacttttatttattttgtagtcACATATTCAATgtatctgccttttcttttcagtCACAGTACTCTTTCCTTGTTCATTTCTTAAGgttagtcgcacagtcgtgtccgactctgcgataccaaggactgtggcccgccaggctcctctgtccatggaattctccagcaagagtactggagggggttgccatttccttctgcaggggatcttcccgccccagggatctaacccgagcctcctgcattgcaggcagattctttaccaactgagctactaacacttctCTAATGTTAATGTGTCCGGATACCCAACTTAGATTTTGACAAGTACTCTCATAAAACGAACTCCTACAAAACTGGTTATTAAGACTGAAATTGCGTTTAATTTATAgatttgagaaagagaaaaacatcctTAGATTTCCAAGATCTGGCTTTGGTGGTCTGTTGAACAGGAACAATTTCATAGAATATCTGAGGAGGTCACTCTGTGATGTGAGttatgaaaacaaaaggaagatcATTTCATACTCACCTGAACACtgacaaaaacacaaatattgtccaaaacacaaataatgagaattcTTCTATCTTGGATAATATAGTGACTGTTGCTACTTTACCAATTATAGCGTCAGCCTCCGTATAGATAATGTTTGTTAACATATCCCATCGTAGAAATACTCCCACTCTCTGAAGGCATCCAATCCAAAGAAAAGTCCCACTTCCTTAAACGCTCCCTCAAATTCCCTAAAACACAAGTTCAAATCCTAGAAATCCttcctgttgtttttcagttgctaagtcgtgtcccactctttgcaactgcatggactgcagcataccaggcttcccggtccttcagtatctcctggagtttgctcaaactcatgtcccttgagttggtgatgccattcaaccacctcatcctctgtcgcccacttctcttcctgccctcagtctttcccagcatcagggtctttttcagtgagtcagctctttacatcaggtagccaaagtattggatctgtCACGCGAGTGTGtgttcctcgattctttgtctcgtcacaacaaagatttggagtgacggacattaaagccccctcggcgtgtcacagctctcaggtcttggatagaccatgttatagctctcaggtctctaatggaccatgttatagctcttagacaaatcagtgttacagctctattttatttagaagatagcaggaaaatccatctttgaggcgtgagggcacgtGGATCTAAAGACatgaggagaagagcgccccagctcGCGGGAGAGAGCGAGCTAGCTTTGGCTTTtctgtttatatgtttatctctccctgggcctgtcctatgtaaattgggccagccgggagtgttgtttgttttacctgaggtcctcactccagtcctcagatcttcttttgtttcattttcgcgggcttttcccttccttgtcttgtagccaccgccattttggactccttttccctgttttaCCTACCTAACagatctccatagtggctatactagtttgcatgcccaccaacagtgtaagagggctcccttttctctgcaccctcttcagcatttattgtttgtagattttttgatagcagccattctgaccggctcgagatggtacctcattgtggttttgatttgcatttctctgattcttacatattaattttttaaacatatatctagaattttttaatttttcctaatagttttcttttctttcctgggtCTTCCAGAATTAATCATCTCACTTTCAAATAATGATCATGATCATTTTACTCCCTCATTACCTcacatgttttcttttctagcaCATCAACAgacatcttttcctttttcctgacaTTTTCATGGGAATTTCACCAATACTCATGAAGTTGCTTTTCAACTTGTTTATATATATCTTGTTAAAGCTGTActactaaggtttttttttttaatcagttgtttttttttttttaattgcagtagatgggctttacaatgttgggttagcttttgttgttgtttccatcactaagtcgtgtctgactctcatggactgtagcctgccaagctcctctgtccatggaatttcccaggcaagaatactgggttgccatttccttctccataagggTTTTTTAATTTGGAAGTAGATGTTTGATTTATCTTTACATTTTTGGTTCTGTTAAGTTTCCCATAGTCTGGATTTTAGTGATTGCTTTCTCATAGTGTTATGTTTATCTGCCCTTATTTCCTGTAAATTAGTAATTAGATCTAGAAGCTTCATCAGatttgggggcggggaggggctgaGGAAGACTGCTTCAAGGAAGGCAGTGTGTTTTTCCATCTGGAGGGACCTAATACCTCATGTTTCCCTTTTTCTGTCAAGTTAGCAGCCCTTGATGATCATTGCCCAGCTGTTTCAAGTCACTACGGGTTGCAAAACTGGTATTCTAAGTTcgcatttcttcttcatttacttttattcttgttgttcagtggctaagttgtgtccaactctttgagactgcatggactgcagcacaccaggtttccctctcCTTaacgaactcctggagtttgcccaaactcatcatgtccactgagtcggtgctgctgcccaaccatctcatcctctgttgcccccttctcctcctgccctcaatctttctcagcatcagggtcttttccagtggagtccgctcttcacatcaggtggccaaagaattggagcttcagcatcagtccttgcaatgaatattcagggttaatttcctttaggattgactggtttgatctccttgctgtccaaggaattctcaagagtcttctccagcaccagtttgaaagcatcaattctttggtgctcagccttcattacggcccaactatcacatccatacataactactggaaaaactatagctttgactatacagacttttgtcagcaaagtgatgtctctgctttttaatatgctgtctaggttggttatagcttttcttccaagg includes:
- the KAT5 gene encoding histone acetyltransferase KAT5 isoform X1, giving the protein MAEVVSPVPGAGRREPGEVGRARGPPVADPGAALSPQGEIIEGCRLPVLRRNQDNEDEWPLAEILSVKDISGRKLFYVHYIDFNKRLDEWVTHERLDLKKIQFPKKEAKTPTKNGLPGSRPGSPEREVPASAQASGKTLPIPVQITLRFNLPKEREAIPGGEPDQPLSSSSCLQPNHRSTKRKVEVVSPATPVPSETAPASVFPQNGSARRAVAAQPGRKRKSNCLGTDEDSQDSSDGIPSAPRMTGSLVSDRSHDDIVTRMKNIECIELGRHRLKPWYFSPYPQELTALPVLYLCEFCLKYGRSLKCLQRHLTKCDLRHPPGNEIYRKGTISFFEIDGRKNKSYSQNLCLLAKCFLDHKTLYYDTDPFLFYVMTEYDCKGFHIVGYFSKEKESTEDYNVACILTLPPYQRRGYGKLLIEFSYELSKVEGKTGTPEKPLSDLGLLSYRSYWSQTILEILMGLKSESGERPQITINEISEITSIKKEDVISTLQYLNLINYYKGQYILTLSEDIVDGHERAMLKRLLRIDSKCLHFTPKDWSKRGKW
- the KAT5 gene encoding histone acetyltransferase KAT5 isoform X2, with the protein product MAEVGEIIEGCRLPVLRRNQDNEDEWPLAEILSVKDISGRKLFYVHYIDFNKRLDEWVTHERLDLKKIQFPKKEAKTPTKNGLPGSRPGSPEREVPASAQASGKTLPIPVQITLRFNLPKEREAIPGGEPDQPLSSSSCLQPNHRSTKRKVEVVSPATPVPSETAPASVFPQNGSARRAVAAQPGRKRKSNCLGTDEDSQDSSDGIPSAPRMTGSLVSDRSHDDIVTRMKNIECIELGRHRLKPWYFSPYPQELTALPVLYLCEFCLKYGRSLKCLQRHLTKCDLRHPPGNEIYRKGTISFFEIDGRKNKSYSQNLCLLAKCFLDHKTLYYDTDPFLFYVMTEYDCKGFHIVGYFSKEKESTEDYNVACILTLPPYQRRGYGKLLIEFSYELSKVEGKTGTPEKPLSDLGLLSYRSYWSQTILEILMGLKSESGERPQITINEISEITSIKKEDVISTLQYLNLINYYKGQYILTLSEDIVDGHERAMLKRLLRIDSKCLHFTPKDWSKRGKW
- the KAT5 gene encoding histone acetyltransferase KAT5 isoform X4, with translation MAEVGEIIEGCRLPVLRRNQDNEDEWPLAEILSVKDISGRKLFYVHYIDFNKRLDEWVTHERLDLKKIQFPKKEAKTPTKNGLPGSRPGSPEREVKRKVEVVSPATPVPSETAPASVFPQNGSARRAVAAQPGRKRKSNCLGTDEDSQDSSDGIPSAPRMTGSLVSDRSHDDIVTRMKNIECIELGRHRLKPWYFSPYPQELTALPVLYLCEFCLKYGRSLKCLQRHLTKCDLRHPPGNEIYRKGTISFFEIDGRKNKSYSQNLCLLAKCFLDHKTLYYDTDPFLFYVMTEYDCKGFHIVGYFSKEKESTEDYNVACILTLPPYQRRGYGKLLIEFSYELSKVEGKTGTPEKPLSDLGLLSYRSYWSQTILEILMGLKSESGERPQITINEISEITSIKKEDVISTLQYLNLINYYKGQYILTLSEDIVDGHERAMLKRLLRIDSKCLHFTPKDWSKRGKW
- the KAT5 gene encoding histone acetyltransferase KAT5 isoform X3, which gives rise to MAEVVSPVPGAGRREPGEVGRARGPPVADPGAALSPQGEIIEGCRLPVLRRNQDNEDEWPLAEILSVKDISGRKLFYVHYIDFNKRLDEWVTHERLDLKKIQFPKKEAKTPTKNGLPGSRPGSPEREVKRKVEVVSPATPVPSETAPASVFPQNGSARRAVAAQPGRKRKSNCLGTDEDSQDSSDGIPSAPRMTGSLVSDRSHDDIVTRMKNIECIELGRHRLKPWYFSPYPQELTALPVLYLCEFCLKYGRSLKCLQRHLTKCDLRHPPGNEIYRKGTISFFEIDGRKNKSYSQNLCLLAKCFLDHKTLYYDTDPFLFYVMTEYDCKGFHIVGYFSKEKESTEDYNVACILTLPPYQRRGYGKLLIEFSYELSKVEGKTGTPEKPLSDLGLLSYRSYWSQTILEILMGLKSESGERPQITINEISEITSIKKEDVISTLQYLNLINYYKGQYILTLSEDIVDGHERAMLKRLLRIDSKCLHFTPKDWSKRGKW